Proteins from a genomic interval of Staphylococcus debuckii:
- a CDS encoding threonine/serine exporter family protein codes for MIKDNRNSYIEDTPEEKLAKDAIMLAGRILLESGAEGTRVEGTMTRMAETLGYRESNSFVTNTVINFLLDNHTTPRMYRIESRDTNLIKISQTNSVSRKLSAGQMTLEEAYERLKRIYKAQQTHDLIYKGIAAAIISVSFLYLQTGNFVDILATIFAGSFGYLVVESLYRANLKTLFIPEFLGSAVIGAIAIFGHTMIPDGSLSAIIIAAVMPIVPGVLITNAIQDLFGGHMMMFTTKSLEALVTSFGIGAGVGTMLLIF; via the coding sequence ATGATTAAGGATAATAGAAATAGTTATATTGAAGATACGCCAGAGGAAAAGTTGGCTAAGGATGCGATTATGTTAGCGGGCCGTATTTTGCTGGAATCGGGGGCTGAGGGTACGCGGGTGGAAGGTACGATGACCCGGATGGCTGAAACGTTGGGGTATCGTGAAAGTAATAGTTTTGTGACGAATACGGTGATCAACTTTCTGCTTGATAATCACACTACGCCGCGAATGTATCGGATCGAGTCGCGAGATACAAATTTGATTAAGATTTCTCAAACGAACTCTGTGTCGCGAAAGTTAAGTGCTGGGCAGATGACGCTTGAAGAAGCTTATGAGAGGTTGAAGCGGATTTATAAAGCGCAACAAACGCATGATTTAATTTATAAAGGGATTGCAGCGGCTATTATTTCTGTTAGTTTCTTGTATTTGCAGACGGGTAATTTTGTGGATATTTTGGCGACTATATTTGCGGGTAGTTTTGGTTATTTGGTGGTTGAATCGTTGTATCGTGCTAATTTGAAGACGTTATTTATTCCCGAATTTCTAGGTTCGGCGGTTATTGGAGCGATTGCTATTTTCGGGCATACGATGATTCCTGATGGTTCTTTATCAGCCATTATTATTGCTGCAGTCATGCCGATTGTACCAGGAGTGTTGATTACTAATGCGATTCAAGATCTGTTCGGCGGTCATATGATGATGTTTACGACGAAATCTTTAGAAGCGCTCGTGACTTCGTTCGGTATCGGAGCAGGCGTCGGCACGATGTTGTTAATTTTTTAG
- a CDS encoding threonine/serine exporter family protein produces the protein MFWLLNFIFSCIASLFFCVIFDAPKRMYIWAGLVGACGWMVYIVLFRGLELHTIYASFFGSLALGLLSHIMARIKKEPVIIFMVPGIIPLVPGGLAFDTTKSLVILQFGNAVKTMLEVTLIAGAIAAGLLFADQIARLVVSGKSTLLKKQSLK, from the coding sequence ATGTTTTGGTTATTAAACTTTATTTTCAGTTGTATCGCTTCTCTCTTCTTCTGTGTTATTTTCGATGCGCCTAAGCGGATGTATATTTGGGCTGGCCTGGTAGGTGCTTGTGGCTGGATGGTTTATATTGTCTTATTCCGCGGCCTAGAATTACATACTATCTATGCTTCCTTCTTCGGCAGTTTAGCCTTAGGTCTCTTAAGTCATATTATGGCCCGTATTAAAAAGGAACCTGTGATCATCTTTATGGTACCTGGTATTATACCGCTTGTTCCTGGAGGACTTGCATTTGATACTACAAAGAGCCTGGTTATTCTGCAATTCGGTAATGCAGTAAAGACAATGTTAGAAGTCACTTTGATTGCCGGTGCAATTGCGGCCGGTTTATTATTCGCAGATCAAATTGCCCGCTTAGTGGTTAGTGGAAAAAGTACTTTGCTGAAAAAGCAGTCTCTCAAATAA
- a CDS encoding DedA family protein, which produces MEKMVEQFIDQFGYLGVFLLIALENIFPPIPSELILTFSGFLTLHSKMHVIGVIIAATLGSVFGAIVLYFIGRFLSIERLQKLANGKTGKILRFKAEDLEKADHWFDHHGKKIVFFARFIPVIRSLISIPAGTTNMPLASFLILTTLGTLIWNTVLVLLGQQAGEAWPKISAAFDSFSSIVLIVLIILLIIGIIYFVKQRFGKSKSDE; this is translated from the coding sequence ATGGAAAAAATGGTCGAGCAATTTATCGATCAATTTGGTTACCTCGGTGTTTTCTTATTAATTGCTTTAGAAAACATTTTTCCACCCATACCATCAGAGTTGATTTTAACTTTCAGCGGCTTTTTAACCTTGCATTCTAAGATGCATGTTATTGGTGTAATTATTGCTGCAACCCTTGGTTCTGTATTTGGTGCCATCGTGCTGTACTTTATTGGACGCTTCTTATCTATAGAACGTTTGCAGAAATTGGCAAATGGTAAAACAGGCAAGATACTGCGTTTTAAAGCGGAAGATTTAGAAAAAGCAGACCACTGGTTTGATCATCACGGTAAGAAAATTGTCTTCTTTGCGCGCTTTATTCCAGTTATCAGAAGTCTGATTTCAATTCCGGCAGGTACAACCAATATGCCGCTCGCATCGTTTTTAATCTTAACTACACTCGGAACACTAATTTGGAATACAGTACTCGTCCTACTTGGTCAACAAGCTGGTGAAGCATGGCCGAAGATTTCTGCCGCATTCGATTCATTCTCAAGTATTGTACTTATTGTCTTAATTATTTTACTTATTATCGGTATTATATACTTTGTGAAGCAACGATTTGGCAAATCTAAATCAGACGAGTAA
- a CDS encoding APC family permease — MGQTNKENIHKKVDRGDLQQNLSEKFVWAIAYGSCIGWGSFILPGDWIKQSGSISAAIGITIGALLMIVIAVSYGALVEHFPVSGGAFAFSYLSFGRYVSFFSSWFLTFGYICVVALNATAFSLLLKFMLPGVLEHGKLYTIAGWDVYLTEIIIATVLLLVFMLITIRGAHVSGSLQYYFCVAMVIVVLLMFFGSFFGKDFAFSNLQPLTAAHEGWFTSIIMIVAVAPWAYVGFDNIPQTAEEFSFSPNKTFKLIVYSLLAAAGTYILMILYTAWLGKSGLSLNGNLWVTGAVTKSAFGYVGLAVLAIAIIMGIFTGLNGFLMSASRLLFSMGRSGIMPKVFSKLHPVYKTPYVAIIFLVALTLIAPWLGRTALTWIVDMSSTGVSVAYLITCLSAAKLFSYNKASNTYAPIYKTFAIIGSIFAAIFLGLLLIPGSPAALSVPSYIALAGWLILGLIFFVVRYPKLKNINKDELSRLILDTSQAKVESMIDEPDSEKKALESRDPQKRKTNS, encoded by the coding sequence ATGGGACAGACAAATAAAGAAAATATCCATAAAAAAGTAGATCGCGGAGATTTACAGCAAAACCTATCAGAGAAATTCGTTTGGGCCATTGCTTACGGCTCATGTATCGGTTGGGGTTCCTTTATCCTGCCGGGTGACTGGATTAAACAATCCGGTTCCATTTCCGCAGCCATCGGAATTACCATCGGGGCATTACTGATGATTGTTATCGCCGTCAGTTATGGCGCACTCGTCGAACACTTTCCAGTTTCCGGCGGTGCATTTGCATTCAGTTACTTAAGTTTCGGACGTTATGTCAGTTTCTTCTCATCATGGTTCCTGACATTCGGTTACATTTGCGTAGTGGCCTTGAACGCCACCGCCTTTAGTTTACTGTTGAAATTTATGTTGCCAGGCGTGCTAGAACACGGCAAGCTATATACTATTGCAGGATGGGATGTTTATTTAACTGAAATCATCATTGCTACTGTTTTATTACTCGTATTTATGTTGATTACCATTCGCGGAGCCCATGTATCAGGCAGCTTGCAGTATTATTTCTGCGTTGCGATGGTCATTGTCGTATTACTCATGTTCTTCGGTTCATTTTTCGGAAAGGACTTTGCGTTCAGCAACTTGCAGCCTTTAACAGCCGCACATGAAGGATGGTTTACATCTATTATCATGATTGTCGCTGTCGCACCATGGGCATACGTCGGATTCGACAACATTCCGCAAACAGCAGAAGAATTCAGCTTTTCACCAAACAAAACATTTAAACTGATCGTTTATAGCTTACTGGCCGCAGCAGGTACATACATTCTGATGATCTTATACACTGCATGGTTAGGCAAAAGCGGTTTAAGCTTAAACGGGAATCTTTGGGTGACAGGAGCAGTTACAAAATCAGCATTCGGTTATGTCGGACTTGCAGTACTTGCGATTGCAATTATCATGGGAATCTTTACAGGACTCAACGGCTTCCTAATGAGTGCCAGCAGACTCCTCTTCTCAATGGGACGTTCAGGCATTATGCCGAAAGTCTTCAGCAAACTGCATCCCGTTTATAAAACACCATACGTCGCGATTATCTTCCTAGTCGCTCTAACCTTAATCGCACCATGGCTAGGACGTACCGCGCTGACATGGATTGTCGATATGTCGTCAACAGGCGTATCCGTAGCCTATCTCATCACATGCTTATCAGCAGCGAAACTATTCAGCTACAACAAGGCAAGCAACACCTACGCACCCATCTACAAGACCTTTGCCATTATCGGTTCAATCTTTGCAGCCATCTTCCTAGGACTACTACTTATTCCAGGATCACCCGCTGCACTATCCGTGCCATCCTATATCGCCTTGGCCGGTTGGTTGATACTCGGACTCATCTTCTTTGTCGTCCGTTATCCTAAACTGAAGAACATCAACAAAGACGAACTCAGTCGCTTAATTCTGGATACGAGCCAAGCTAAAGTTGAATCCATGATAGACGAACCCGATTCGGAAAAAAAAGCCCTGGAGAGCAGGGACCCACAAAAGAGAAAAACTAATTCATAA
- a CDS encoding DUF423 domain-containing protein, protein MKTFLALGAGAAALSVATGAFGAHALEGKLSEHYIDVWQKATQYEMYHSLGLIGIGILSGTTKMNLKAAGWMMFGGIVIFSGSLYVLSLTQIKPLGAITPIGGVLFIASWVTLLAQALKIKK, encoded by the coding sequence ATGAAAACATTTCTAGCATTAGGTGCAGGAGCTGCAGCACTTTCAGTTGCAACAGGCGCATTCGGTGCCCACGCTTTAGAAGGCAAATTATCAGAACACTATATAGATGTTTGGCAAAAAGCCACACAATACGAAATGTATCACAGCTTAGGCTTAATCGGCATCGGTATCTTAAGTGGTACAACAAAAATGAATTTGAAAGCAGCAGGATGGATGATGTTCGGCGGAATTGTCATCTTCAGCGGCTCACTTTACGTATTATCATTAACACAAATCAAACCATTAGGCGCAATCACTCCAATCGGCGGTGTTCTCTTTATTGCGTCATGGGTGACTTTATTGGCACAAGCTTTAAAAATTAAAAAATAA
- a CDS encoding DUF5327 family protein: MDKDKIIALIEQELVQADEAGSEADFQKHMYAIHTLTALYTDSAPASQHRQVQQSTSNQTSGASMPSTNSTTHNKVSVAEIEAMGGKVNTSNTSTPPGNSNKMVTDDELGNGDSIFDF; this comes from the coding sequence GTGGATAAAGATAAAATTATCGCGTTGATTGAGCAAGAACTCGTACAGGCAGATGAGGCAGGGAGTGAAGCGGATTTTCAAAAACACATGTATGCCATTCACACACTGACAGCGCTGTATACAGACAGTGCGCCAGCATCCCAACACAGACAAGTACAGCAATCTACATCTAACCAGACGTCCGGCGCCTCTATGCCGAGCACAAACAGTACTACACACAATAAGGTGTCAGTTGCAGAAATCGAAGCAATGGGCGGCAAAGTAAACACATCAAATACATCGACACCACCTGGCAATTCCAATAAAATGGTAACTGATGATGAACTTGGCAATGGAGATTCCATCTTTGATTTTTAG
- a CDS encoding uracil-DNA glycosylase gives MNWSEVFHDITSRHDFKAMHDFLDKEYSTKTVYPDKENIYQAFDLTPFDKVKVVIIGQDPYHGPKQAHGLAFSVQPEGKFPPSLRNMYKELEDDIGCRRTVSHLQDWAREGVLLLNTVLTVRKGEAASHRNIGWEVFTDEIIKAVSEYRDHVVFILWGKPAQQKERLIDTSKHAVIKSVHPSPLSAYRGFFGSKPYSKANAYLEKFGETPIDWCGEEAQRG, from the coding sequence ATGAACTGGTCAGAAGTATTTCATGACATTACAAGTCGACACGATTTTAAAGCAATGCATGATTTTTTAGACAAAGAATATTCAACTAAAACGGTTTATCCAGATAAAGAAAATATATATCAAGCCTTCGATTTAACCCCCTTCGACAAAGTGAAAGTCGTTATTATCGGTCAAGATCCTTATCATGGCCCGAAACAAGCCCACGGTTTAGCTTTTTCAGTGCAGCCAGAAGGAAAATTTCCGCCATCTTTACGCAATATGTATAAGGAATTGGAAGACGATATCGGATGCAGACGTACGGTATCGCATTTGCAAGACTGGGCCAGAGAAGGCGTCCTGCTCTTAAACACTGTTTTAACTGTACGTAAAGGCGAAGCGGCCTCACACCGTAATATCGGCTGGGAAGTTTTTACAGACGAGATTATTAAAGCGGTTTCTGAGTATCGCGACCATGTTGTTTTCATTCTATGGGGCAAACCCGCACAACAAAAGGAAAGACTGATTGATACATCAAAACATGCAGTGATTAAATCTGTACATCCGAGCCCATTATCAGCTTATCGCGGCTTCTTCGGCTCTAAGCCTTATTCTAAAGCGAATGCATATTTAGAAAAATTCGGCGAAACACCCATCGATTGGTGCGGAGAGGAGGCGCAGCGTGGATAA
- the thiD gene encoding bifunctional hydroxymethylpyrimidine kinase/phosphomethylpyrimidine kinase, which translates to MALKKVLTIAGSDTSAGAGMQADLKTFQELDTYGMVALAAVVTMDPKTWSHDVTPLPFELFNKQLETAISIGPDAVKTGMLGSEEIIQRAGEAFTESGAKYFVVDPVMVCKGEDEVLNPGNTDAMIKYLLPKATVTTPNLFEAGQLSGLGTLKSIDDMKKAAKIIYDQGAENVIIKGGKALDQEKSYDLYYDGDKYYQLTTDMFQQSYNHGAGCTFAAATTANLANGQSPKDAVVNAKAFVASAIKHGWKMNDFVGPVVHGAYNRIEKIDVDVKEV; encoded by the coding sequence ATGGCTTTGAAAAAGGTTTTAACGATTGCCGGCTCTGATACAAGTGCAGGGGCTGGTATGCAAGCAGATTTGAAAACGTTCCAAGAGTTGGATACGTACGGCATGGTCGCTTTGGCGGCGGTGGTAACGATGGATCCGAAAACTTGGTCGCATGATGTGACTCCGCTTCCGTTTGAGTTGTTCAACAAGCAATTGGAAACGGCGATTTCTATCGGTCCTGATGCTGTCAAAACGGGTATGTTAGGTTCTGAGGAAATTATTCAACGTGCAGGTGAAGCGTTTACTGAATCTGGCGCGAAATATTTTGTGGTGGACCCGGTAATGGTCTGCAAAGGTGAAGATGAAGTATTGAATCCTGGCAATACAGATGCAATGATTAAATATTTATTGCCGAAAGCAACTGTTACAACACCAAACTTGTTTGAAGCGGGTCAATTGTCTGGTTTAGGTACTTTGAAATCGATTGATGACATGAAAAAAGCAGCGAAAATCATTTATGATCAAGGTGCTGAGAATGTAATCATTAAAGGTGGCAAAGCGTTAGATCAAGAGAAATCTTATGACTTGTATTACGATGGCGACAAATACTATCAATTAACTACTGATATGTTCCAACAAAGTTATAACCACGGTGCGGGTTGTACGTTCGCAGCTGCGACAACTGCTAACTTGGCAAATGGCCAATCTCCTAAAGATGCAGTGGTTAATGCGAAAGCCTTTGTGGCTTCTGCGATTAAACATGGTTGGAAAATGAACGATTTCGTCGGTCCCGTTGTTCATGGTGCTTATAACCGTATCGAAAAAATCGACGTTGACGTTAAAGAAGTATAA
- a CDS encoding type I toxin-antitoxin system Fst family toxin — protein sequence MADIFISALITTLFSTISGCVIALFTHWLSEKHKNK from the coding sequence ATGGCTGATATTTTCATCAGTGCTTTAATTACGACGCTATTTTCCACAATTAGCGGTTGTGTTATCGCATTGTTCACGCATTGGTTAAGCGAAAAACATAAAAATAAATAA
- the folE2 gene encoding GTP cyclohydrolase FolE2: protein MSEFDLTTREGRWRHFGSVDPIEGTKPTIKEEMTDLQSTHKDFLFEIEEVGIKNLVYPVVIDDYQTAGTFAFSTSLTREEKGINMSRILESVEKHYDNGLELTFNNLEAVLHTLEKHMKQSSAGVDVSGKWFFNRYSPVTNMKAVGNADVTYGLAVAGNQVTRKELTIQATVTTLCPCSKEISEYSAHNQRGVITVKMYIDPSATLPTDYKEIILDAMEANASSILYPILKRPDEKRVTERAYENPRFVEDLIRLIAADLVELDWTEGFDIECRNEESIHQHDAFAKLKYRK, encoded by the coding sequence ATGAGTGAATTTGATTTAACAACACGTGAAGGTCGTTGGAGACACTTCGGTTCTGTTGATCCAATCGAAGGTACAAAGCCTACTATAAAAGAAGAAATGACCGATTTACAAAGTACACATAAAGATTTTTTATTCGAAATTGAAGAAGTAGGAATTAAAAATTTAGTTTATCCAGTAGTGATAGATGATTATCAAACAGCAGGTACTTTCGCTTTCTCCACAAGTCTGACTCGTGAAGAAAAAGGTATCAACATGAGCCGTATCTTAGAAAGTGTTGAGAAACATTATGACAATGGATTAGAACTGACATTTAATAATTTAGAAGCTGTTTTGCATACTTTAGAAAAACACATGAAGCAAAGTTCAGCAGGCGTAGATGTATCTGGCAAATGGTTCTTCAATCGTTATAGTCCAGTTACTAATATGAAAGCGGTAGGCAACGCGGACGTAACATATGGCTTAGCTGTAGCAGGCAATCAAGTGACACGTAAAGAATTGACAATTCAAGCCACAGTTACTACATTGTGCCCATGTTCGAAAGAAATCAGCGAATATTCCGCACATAACCAACGCGGTGTCATTACTGTGAAGATGTACATCGATCCTTCAGCAACTTTACCGACAGATTATAAAGAAATTATTTTAGATGCTATGGAAGCGAATGCCAGCTCTATTTTATATCCGATTTTAAAACGTCCAGATGAAAAAAGAGTAACAGAACGCGCTTACGAAAATCCGCGCTTTGTCGAAGATTTAATTCGTTTGATTGCAGCTGATTTAGTTGAATTAGATTGGACAGAAGGCTTTGATATAGAATGCCGCAATGAAGAGTCTATTCATCAACATGATGCATTCGCAAAATTAAAATATAGAAAATAA
- the bshB2 gene encoding bacillithiol biosynthesis deacetylase BshB2: protein MSEESQVLVIFPHPDDETFSSAGTLARYIDNGVPVTYACLTLGQMGRNLGNPPFATRESLPEIRERELEEAAKAIGIKDLRKMGYRDKTVEFEPYEKIDGMVQSLIEELHPSLIISFYPGYAVHPDHEATADAVIRTVGRMPEDERPRLQLVAFSNDAIEELGEPDVVNDISEYKEMKLNAFKAHASQSGPFLQQLAEPQVPDEAKGFLEQEAYWTYKFES, encoded by the coding sequence ATGTCAGAGGAAAGCCAAGTACTCGTTATTTTTCCGCATCCTGACGATGAGACGTTCTCATCAGCAGGAACATTAGCGCGCTATATCGATAATGGCGTGCCTGTAACATATGCTTGTTTGACACTCGGTCAGATGGGCCGTAATTTGGGGAATCCACCGTTTGCGACACGAGAATCACTTCCGGAAATTCGTGAACGTGAATTGGAAGAAGCTGCGAAAGCAATCGGTATCAAAGATTTACGCAAGATGGGGTATCGCGATAAAACAGTAGAATTCGAACCTTATGAAAAAATTGATGGGATGGTGCAGTCTTTAATTGAAGAGCTTCATCCTTCATTAATTATTTCATTTTATCCAGGGTATGCGGTACATCCTGATCATGAAGCAACTGCAGATGCGGTAATCCGCACAGTCGGCCGTATGCCAGAAGATGAAAGACCACGTTTGCAACTGGTCGCATTCAGCAATGATGCTATTGAAGAATTAGGGGAACCTGACGTAGTCAATGACATCAGCGAGTACAAAGAAATGAAATTAAACGCATTTAAAGCACATGCATCACAGTCTGGTCCGTTCTTGCAACAATTAGCAGAACCGCAAGTGCCAGACGAAGCCAAAGGTTTTTTAGAACAAGAAGCCTATTGGACATATAAATTTGAATCATAA
- a CDS encoding YojF family protein: MEPIEYEKVQALLESYVDQPVYLHVETTNGAYANHFDQRVFNAGTFLRNIKVVFEHAKLKGGGKDPFRVGLKLQDNGWVYVQGLTHYEVNENNEFLLAGFNYEGQLAATLEISTVPFQI; encoded by the coding sequence TTGGAACCGATTGAATACGAGAAAGTTCAAGCATTGCTTGAATCGTATGTAGACCAGCCGGTTTATCTGCATGTCGAGACGACGAACGGGGCATATGCGAATCATTTCGATCAACGCGTCTTTAATGCAGGGACTTTTTTAAGAAATATAAAGGTAGTTTTTGAACATGCCAAACTGAAAGGCGGGGGCAAAGATCCGTTCAGAGTAGGCTTGAAACTGCAAGATAATGGCTGGGTTTATGTGCAAGGTTTGACGCATTATGAAGTCAATGAGAATAATGAATTTTTATTAGCAGGTTTTAATTATGAAGGACAGTTAGCTGCAACATTAGAAATCAGCACTGTTCCTTTCCAAATATAA
- the nagB gene encoding glucosamine-6-phosphate deaminase, producing the protein MKIINLGNRHDASFYTACELFNQIERNPESKLGLATGGTMVDVYGHFVNLLKMNDVDVSKVETFNLDEYVGLAQTHPESYHQYMQNVLFDQYPFFTASRVHVPVGDAEDLDAEAERYEQLVRERGPADIQILGIGENGHIGFNEPGTSKESKTRVVDLTESTIRANSRYFDNEDEVPKQAISMGLSTIMSAKRIILLAFGEKKKAAITKLASGVEDADVPATILYEHPNVEIYVDDAAAPDDMGRDV; encoded by the coding sequence GTGAAGATTATTAATTTAGGTAATCGCCATGATGCGTCGTTTTATACAGCGTGTGAGTTGTTCAACCAGATTGAGCGTAATCCTGAGAGTAAGTTAGGGTTAGCGACTGGCGGCACTATGGTGGATGTATATGGGCATTTCGTCAATTTGTTGAAGATGAATGATGTGGATGTTTCTAAGGTCGAGACGTTCAACTTGGATGAGTATGTGGGTTTAGCGCAAACGCATCCTGAAAGTTATCATCAATATATGCAGAATGTCTTGTTCGATCAGTATCCTTTTTTCACGGCGAGCCGTGTGCATGTGCCTGTGGGTGATGCTGAGGATTTAGATGCGGAAGCTGAGCGTTATGAACAATTGGTTCGAGAACGTGGGCCTGCGGATATTCAGATTCTAGGCATTGGCGAGAATGGTCATATCGGGTTTAATGAGCCTGGGACTTCTAAGGAGAGTAAGACGCGTGTTGTAGATTTAACTGAAAGTACGATTCGTGCGAATAGTCGTTATTTTGACAATGAGGATGAGGTGCCGAAACAGGCGATTTCTATGGGGCTTTCTACTATTATGTCTGCGAAACGGATTATCTTGCTGGCTTTTGGTGAGAAAAAGAAAGCGGCTATTACCAAATTGGCAAGCGGGGTTGAAGATGCTGATGTGCCTGCGACTATTTTATATGAGCATCCGAATGTGGAAATTTATGTAGATGATGCAGCAGCTCCAGATGATATGGGACGAGATGTTTAG
- the hxlA gene encoding 3-hexulose-6-phosphate synthase yields MELQLAIDLLNKEEAAELANKVKDYVDIVEIGTPIIYNEGLPSVQYMDEHIDGVKVLADMKIMDAADYEVSQAVKFGADVVTILGVAEDASIKAAIEEAHKNDKQLLVDMIAVQDIEKRAKELDEMGADYIAVHIGYDLQAEGKSPLEDLHKVKSVIKNSKVAVAGGIKPDTIKDIVAEGPDLVIVGGGIANADDPVEAAKACRDAVKGE; encoded by the coding sequence TTGGAACTACAATTAGCAATTGATTTATTAAATAAAGAAGAAGCGGCAGAATTAGCTAATAAAGTAAAAGATTATGTTGATATCGTAGAAATCGGTACTCCTATCATATATAACGAAGGCTTGCCATCAGTACAATACATGGACGAGCATATTGACGGTGTTAAAGTGCTTGCAGATATGAAAATTATGGACGCTGCAGATTACGAAGTCAGCCAAGCAGTTAAATTCGGCGCTGACGTAGTAACTATCTTAGGTGTGGCTGAAGACGCATCAATCAAAGCTGCCATCGAAGAAGCACACAAAAACGACAAACAATTATTAGTCGATATGATTGCAGTGCAAGATATCGAAAAACGTGCGAAAGAATTGGATGAAATGGGTGCTGACTATATCGCAGTACACATTGGTTATGACTTGCAAGCAGAAGGCAAATCTCCATTAGAAGACTTGCACAAAGTTAAATCTGTTATCAAAAATTCTAAAGTTGCGGTTGCCGGCGGAATCAAACCGGATACTATCAAAGATATCGTAGCTGAAGGTCCGGATTTAGTTATCGTTGGTGGCGGTATTGCAAACGCTGACGATCCTGTAGAAGCTGCGAAAGCTTGCCGCGACGCAGTTAAGGGTGAATAA
- the hxlB gene encoding 6-phospho-3-hexuloisomerase: MAKLQYPLILDELKTTLSNVKDEDVENFEQAVKDAKHVFVAGKGRSGFVANGFTMRLNQLEQPAFIIGGITTPSIHEGDLFIVISGSGSTEHLRLLAEKAKGEGAKVALITTQPDSKIGELADTVIELPAGTKYDAEGSEQPLGSLFEQSAQLFLDAVVLDFMQDFNIDETAMQENHANLE, from the coding sequence ATGGCCAAACTACAATATCCATTGATTTTGGACGAGTTGAAAACGACTTTATCCAATGTCAAAGATGAAGATGTTGAAAACTTTGAACAGGCTGTGAAAGATGCCAAGCATGTTTTCGTAGCCGGCAAAGGCCGCTCAGGCTTTGTCGCAAACGGCTTTACGATGCGTTTGAATCAGCTTGAACAACCTGCTTTCATTATCGGAGGCATTACAACGCCTTCGATTCATGAAGGCGACTTGTTCATCGTGATTTCAGGTTCGGGCAGTACAGAACATTTACGTCTGCTTGCTGAAAAAGCCAAAGGTGAAGGCGCTAAAGTAGCCTTGATTACCACTCAACCCGATTCTAAAATCGGTGAACTTGCCGATACGGTTATCGAATTACCGGCCGGTACGAAATATGATGCAGAAGGTTCGGAACAGCCGCTCGGCAGTTTGTTTGAACAATCTGCACAACTTTTCTTGGATGCCGTTGTGTTGGATTTCATGCAGGATTTCAATATTGATGAAACGGCAATGCAGGAAAATCATGCGAATTTAGAGTAA
- a CDS encoding NADPH-dependent FMN reductase, whose amino-acid sequence MKGLIIVGSARVNSHTNALAQYLKGQLEEKDVETEIFDLADQPIHTLDVSGASNPPDAYKRNVEALQKKAREADFIILGTPNYHGSYSGILKNALDHLTMDDFKMKPVGLMGNSGGIVSAEPLSHLRLIVRTLLGIAVPTQIATHDSDFGKLDDGSFYLQDEEFQLRSRLFVEQIVSFAESRPYEHLK is encoded by the coding sequence ATGAAAGGCTTAATTATTGTAGGAAGTGCACGTGTGAATTCACATACGAACGCGCTTGCGCAATACTTAAAAGGACAACTAGAAGAGAAAGATGTTGAAACAGAAATCTTTGATTTGGCAGATCAGCCGATTCATACATTAGATGTGTCAGGAGCGAGCAACCCGCCTGATGCATATAAGCGCAATGTCGAAGCGTTGCAGAAGAAGGCACGTGAAGCGGACTTTATTATTTTAGGTACGCCGAACTATCATGGTTCTTACTCTGGTATCTTGAAAAATGCACTCGATCATTTAACAATGGACGATTTCAAAATGAAGCCTGTTGGTTTAATGGGTAATAGCGGCGGTATTGTCAGTGCAGAACCATTATCACACTTGCGCTTAATCGTGCGTACTTTACTTGGTATTGCGGTGCCGACACAAATCGCTACGCATGATTCAGACTTCGGTAAACTCGACGACGGCTCTTTCTATTTACAAGACGAAGAATTCCAATTACGTTCACGTTTATTCGTAGAGCAAATCGTGTCCTTCGCAGAAAGCCGTCCATACGAACATTTAAAATAA